From a single Rutidosis leptorrhynchoides isolate AG116_Rl617_1_P2 chromosome 5, CSIRO_AGI_Rlap_v1, whole genome shotgun sequence genomic region:
- the LOC139848514 gene encoding uncharacterized protein gives MGDDTKSDTSTTLISKLDFGDPLYLHASDISSTPLITFKLKGTENYKSWSCAMKLALQTKNKMGFINGTLEKDEEDEVLSNQWDRCNAVVLSWILGSMSDELYSGQIFSEIASEVWDELKETYDKVDVQLPACGLTASKEFKEHTNLIKLMQFLMGLDDIYLPIRSNILMRDPLPTVKTAFSIISREESHRNSSQTVKNGQRCAECGRDNHPTEKCFKIVGFPSRNGNLKCTKCGMTNHTVDKCFEMIGYPPNLKRKGFNNNMKGNLSKVTNDNQGSTSTSAVSLSNEQVMKLLSLLDEKTCTKPASSNAAGNFMNYNVFFNTHQNKFLVSNKSSEVNNVNYGWIVDSGASQHMTNSTLGFVSSVDVSELNLTVQHPNGTLAKVTKIGNLKITEDIILQDVLVIPDYCVSLLFVHCLVRDNNLFVGFDVHACHIQDLVTKKTLVTGEQLGHPAEQALMHLKGINLANNENINIPCDVCYKAKQTNKFSERAEKCVFMGYSSVKKGYKFYSLDNKSFFISRDVNVHESQQTLSPNDDGRDKSKSSIGEGSGSKVTLNSSTITTVSDVNVDHTRTSAPTTTPIVETVSPEGIVSTNKDSYSFTPSVRRSQRDTAMPKRFNEYVVEGKVKYGIEKVINYSKLSKENLCFVSTLNKSVEPSTYWEACKSKHWVDAMNLEMEALHRNDTWELSDLPSDREPIGCKWIYRIKYKSNGEIDRYKARLVAKGFNQREGVDFDETFSPVVKMITVRCLINIAIQNSWSLFQLDINNAFLYGDHDETFYMTLPLALVENGFNRSKNDYSLFIKSVNGVFIALLVYVDDIVVTGNNVKEILKFKKFLSSKFKIKDLGVLKYFLGIEVIRSNTEICLSQRKYTLDLLSEFGLLGSKPCQTPIKPNVKFDGNKINYLPLTNITEYQRLVGKLIYLTLTRPDISYSVHVLSQFMHSPRVSHLKCAMRVLKYLKSAPGLGICVKRSDENSIVAFVDSDWGKGIMERKSITGYCLFLNGSIIGWKSKKQSAISRSSAEAEYRALADASCEVIWVLKLLDEFEVKYSLPVPMFMDDSAAIKIASNPVFQEKTKHFGVDLHFVREKISSGVLTT, from the exons ATGGGTGATGATACTAAGTCTGATACAAGTACTACACTCATAAGTAAACTGGACTTTGGAGATCCATTGTATCTTCATGCCAGTGATATTTCTAGTACACCTTTAATCACTTTCAAATTAAAGGGTACAGAAAATTACAAGTCTTGGTCATGTGCTATGAAATTAGCActtcaaactaaaaataaaatgggttttataaatggtACACTTGaaaaagatgaagaagatgaagttctAAGCAATCAATGGGATAGGTGTAATGCAGTTGTTCTTTCATGGATTCTTGGATCTATGTCTGATGAACTGTATAGTGGTCAAATTTTTTCAGAAATTGCTTCTGAGGTTTGGGATGAATTGAAGGAAACTTATGATAAAGTTGATG TTCAGTTACCTGCTTGTGGCCTCACAGCATCAAAGGAATTTAAAGAACACACAAATTTAATAAAACTGATGCAATTTCTCATGGGTTTAGATGATATATATCTACCTATTAGGAGCAATATCCTAATGAGGGACCCTTTACCCACTGTTAAAACTGCTTTTTCCATTATATCAAGAGAAGAGTCCCATAGAAACTCAAGTCAAACTGTCAAGAA TGGTCAAAGGTGTGCTGAATGTGGGAGGGATAATCATCCCACTGAAAAATGCTTTAAGATTGTTGGTTTTCCATCAAGAAATGGAAACTTAAAATGTACCAAGTGTGGAATGACAAACCACACAGTTGATAAATGTTTTGAAATGATTGGGTATCCTCCAAACTTGAAAAGaaaaggttttaataataatatgaaaggAAATTTAAGTAAAGTCACTAATGATAATCAGGGTAGTACCAGTACTTCTGCTGTTTCTTTAAGTAATGAACAAGTTATGAAGCTTCTTAGCCTTCTTGATGAGAAAACTTGCACCAAACCTGCTTCTTCTAATGCTGCAGGTAATTTCATGAATTATAATGTTTTCTTTAACACACATCAAAACAAATTTCTTGTGTCTAATAAATCAAGTGAGGTGAATAATGTTAACTATGGATGGATAGTTGACTCTGGTGCAAGTCAACACATGACAAATTCCACTTTGGGATTTGTATCTAGTGTTGATGTAAGTGAACTAAATTTAACTGTTCAACATCCTAATGGCACACTTGCTAAGGTTACTAAAATTGGAAATCTTAAAATCACTGAAGATATTATTCTGCAAGATGTGCTTGTTATTCCTGACTATTGTGTTAGTTTATTATTTGTTCATTGCTTAGTAAGGGATAATAATTTGTTTGTGGGCTTTGATGTGCATGCTTGTCACATTCAGGATTTGGTAACCAAGAAAACTCTGGTGACGGGTGAACA GCTGGGTCATCCAGCTGAGCAGGCTTTAATGCACTTAAAAGGTATTAATCTTGCTAATAATGAAAACATTAATATTCCTTGTGATGTGTGCTACAAGGCAAAACAGACAA ATAAGTTTTCTGAAAGAGCTGAAAAATGTGTGTTTATGGGTTACTCTTCTGTTAAGAAGGGTTATAAGTTTTACAGTCTTGATAATAAGTCATTTTTTATCTCAAGAGATGTTAA TGTTCATGAAAGTCAACAAACCTTAAGTCCCAATGATGATGGGAGAGATAAGTCCAAGTCCAGTATAGGTGAGGGCAGTGGTAGCAAGGTGACCTTGAATAGTTCAACAATTACTACTGTTTCAGATGTAAATGTTGATCATACCAGGACATCTGCACCTACAACAACACCTATTGTTGAAACTGTTTCTCCTGAGGGCATTGTGTCTACTAATAAGGATTCATATTCTTTCACTCCTAGTGTTAGGAGATCACAAAGAGATACTGCTATGCCTAAAAGGTTTAATGAATATGTTGTTGAAGGAAAAGTGAAATATGGAATAGAGAAAGTCATTAACTATTCTAAATTGTCAAAAGAAAACTTATGTTTTGTCTCAACTTTAAATAAAAGTGTAGAACCTTCTACATACTGGGAAGCTTGTAAAAGCAAACACTGGGTAGATGCTATGAATTTGGAGATGGAAGCTCTCCATAGAAATGACACTTGGGAATTATCTGACCTACCTAGTGATAGAGAACCTATTGGATGCAAATGGATTTATAGAATCAAATATAAATCAAATGGAGAAATTGATAGATATAAAGCTAGGTTAGTGGCAAAAGGTTTTAATCAAAGAGAAGGTGTTGATTTTGATGAGACATTTTCACCTGTTGTCAAGATGATAACAGTTAGGTGTCTTATCAATATTGCTATTCAAAACAGTTGGAGTTTATTTCAGCTGGATATTAACAATGCCTTTCTCTATGGTGACCATGATGAAACTTTTTACATGACTTTGCCCCTAG CCCTTGTTGAAAATGGTTTTAATCGGAGTAAAAATGATTACTCTCTCTTTATTAAATCTGTAAATGGTGTCTTTATTGCACTTTtggtttatgttgatgacattgttgtAACTGGAAACAATGTTAAAGagattttaaagtttaaaaagttTTTAAGTTCAAAGTTTAAAATTAAAGACTTGGGAGTTCTCAAATACTTTCTTGGAATTGAAGTGATTAGGTCAAATACAGAAATTTGTTTATCTCAAAGAAAGTATACTTTGGACTTGTTAAGTGAATTTGGGTTATTGGGTAGTAAACCTTGTCAAACACCTATTAAACCAAATGTCAAGTTTGATGGCAACAAGATTAATTATTTACCTCTAACTAATATCACTGAataccaaagattggttggaaagtTGATCTATTTAACACTCACTAGACCTGACATTTCATACTCAGTGCATGTTTTAAGTCAATTTATGCATTCTCCTAGAGTTTCACATTTAAAGTGTGCAATGAGAGTTCTTAAATATTTAAAGTCTGCTCCTGGGCTAGGTATATGTGTTAAAAGGTCTGATGAAAATAGTATTGTTGCCTTTGTGGATTCAGATTGGGGCAAAGGCATTATGGAGAGAAAATCTATAACTGGTTATTGTTTGTTTCTAAATGGTTCTATTATTGGTTGGAAAAGTAAAAAGCAGTCAGCCATCTCTAGATCATCAGCTGAAGCTGAGTATAGAGCTTTGGCTGATGCTTCTTGTGAAGTTATCTGGGTTCTAAAGTTACTGGATGAATTTGAAGTCAAATATAGTCTGCCTGTACCTATGTTTATGGATGATTCAGCTGCCATTAAAATAGCTTCTAATCCTGTTTTCCAAGAAAAGACAAAACATTTTGGAGTGGACTTGCATTTTGTGAGAGAAAAAATAAGTTCAGGTGTCTTAACTACATAA
- the LOC139848104 gene encoding CBS domain-containing protein CBSX5-like translates to MASRLLAHEVADLCLGKPPLKSLSISATVRHALTVLKSTEDTHVSIWSCHHNNHLLDQQPLINNCLCIGKICMVDIICYLCKQDNIESPSSALDSPVSVLLSRDLAVVRHVDPSTSLVEAIDLIIKGAQNLVVPISSRTTINSKRRQIQQQQLSIAPTTHTGGIEFCWLTQEDIVRFLLSSIALFSPTAAYSVESLGIINTDILTVNYHSPALTALGDIITSLADQTSVAVIDDDGNLIGEISPFTLAYNDETAAAAITTLSAGDLMAYIDCGGPPEDIVRLVEARLKERNLKGMLDEFSVDYSSGIDPLVSCNSPTSFSSDDDEPLSLTTVKLGRFSRSSSYSARMTRRAEAIVCYPGSSLVAVMIQAIAHRVSYVWVIEEDCSVIGIVRFSGMLQVFRAHLESLMK, encoded by the exons ATGGCATCTCGTTTGTTAGCACATGAGGTAGCTGACCTCTGCCTTGGCAAACCACCATTGAAATCACTCTCTATCTCCGCCACCGTCCGCCACGCTCTAACCGTACTAAAGTCCACCGAGGACACCCACGTCAGCATTTGGAGTTGTCACCACAATAACCACTTATTAGACCAACAACCACTCATTAATAACTGTCTATGCATTGGTAAAATTTGCATGGTTGATATCATTTGCTACCTTTGTAAACAAGACAACATCGAGTCTCCTTCATCCGCACTCGATTCTCCTGTCTCCGTTCTGTTGTCACGTGATCTCGCCGTTGTTAGGCACGTCGACCCCTCCACAAG TTTAGTTGAAGCAATTGATTTAATCATCAAAGGAGCTCAAAATCTTGTAGTACCGATAAGTAGCAGAACAACCATCAATTCAAAAAGGAGACAAATTCAGCAACAACAACTGTCAATTGCTCCGACGACTCACACCGGTGGAATTGAATTCTGTTGGTTGACTCAAGAAGACATAGTTAGATTTCTATTGAGTTCAATTGCTCTTTTTTCGCCAACCGCCGCCTACTCCGTCGAGTCACTCGGAATAATCAACACCGATATTTTAACCGTCAACTACCACTCCCCTGCTTTAACCGCATTGGGAGATATAATCACATCTCTCGCCGATCAAACTTCCGTCGCTGTCATTGATGACGACGGAAACCTGATCGGTGAGATATCGCCTTTTACATTGGCTTATAATGATGAAACCGCAGCCGCTGCTATTACAACGTTGTCCGCAGGGGATTTGATGGCTTATATTGATTGTGGTGGCCCACCTGAAGATATAGTTAGGTTAGTTGAAGCTCGGTTAAAAGAGAGGAACTTGAAAGGAATGTTGGATGAGTTTTCGGTTGATTATTCAAGTGGGATTGATCCTTTGGTTAGTTGTAACTCCCCAACTTCTTTTTCGTCAGATGATGACGAGCCGTTATCATTAACGACAGTGAAGTTGGGGAGGTTTAGTAGGTCGAGTAGCTACTCGGCTAGGATGACGAGGAGAGCTGAGGCGATTGTGTGTTACCCTGGAAGCTCATTAGTGGCCGTTATGATCCAAGCGATTGCGCATAGGGTTAGTTATGTTTGGGTGATTGAGGAAGATTGTAGTGTTATTGGAATTGTGAGGTTTTCGGGTATGTTGCAAGTTTTTCGGGCTCATTTAGAGAGTTTGATGAAATAG